In Herpetosiphon gulosus, one genomic interval encodes:
- a CDS encoding response regulator transcription factor: MIKLLICDDQAVVRDGLSIMLNLAPDLEVVAVASNGREAVQLSADWQPDLILMDLKMPIMNGIEATRQISAAQPLVKILVLTTYDDDEWLFEAIRAGAAGYLLKDMAHIDLVSAIRGTVSGKAYVDPNVTARLLSQVANSRNQPPASQLTGRLTERELAVLNLIATGHTNASIADQLRLSEGTVRNHVSTILSKLDVADRTQAALLAVEHGLHQRESY, from the coding sequence ATGATCAAACTATTAATTTGTGATGATCAGGCGGTTGTGCGCGATGGCCTGTCGATTATGCTGAATCTCGCGCCTGATCTTGAGGTGGTTGCAGTCGCCAGCAATGGACGTGAGGCGGTGCAACTTAGCGCAGATTGGCAACCAGACCTGATTTTGATGGATCTGAAAATGCCGATTATGAATGGCATCGAGGCTACGCGCCAAATTAGCGCAGCCCAGCCACTGGTTAAAATCTTAGTGTTGACTACCTACGATGATGATGAGTGGTTGTTTGAGGCAATTCGGGCTGGTGCGGCAGGCTATTTACTCAAGGATATGGCCCATATCGATTTGGTCAGCGCGATTCGTGGCACAGTTTCGGGCAAAGCCTATGTTGACCCCAATGTGACTGCCCGCCTGCTGAGCCAAGTTGCCAACTCGCGCAATCAACCACCAGCCAGCCAATTAACTGGCCGTTTGACTGAGCGCGAGCTAGCAGTGCTCAATTTGATTGCCACAGGCCACACCAATGCCAGCATTGCCGATCAATTGCGGCTTTCCGAGGGCACGGTTCGTAACCACGTTAGCACCATTTTATCCAAGCTCGATGTCGCTGATCGAACCCAAGCAGCTTTGTTGGCAGTTGAGCATGGCTTGCATCAGCGCGAAAGTTATTAA
- a CDS encoding sensor histidine kinase — MLFQDSAKRLPLAETQALPSLNHADEAEQFSGGLSIKRILQSVALLWISYFLILTGLDWVSLMSRPDTSPLPWFYYAIHITLAGVVFGLATWDVAQQRLGRVFMPLIIGLISVVPILLTPLITSGPGPITTEPGLVVMRLCPMLCVAVVIVAWQYTWRQVVWFCFATGALILLPILLREPRFSSAVAITIVQTSTFLVFGYALSALVQRLRLQNAALIQAHEQLRDYAGTQERLTISRERNRVARELHDTLAHALSGLIVQLEAAKLYREIEPATSHKLQDSALEAARHGLQETRLALKALRARPLDDLGLVLALQQLAEQLASTTQIELELTITPKLPPLALELETCIYRVAQEAIRNAIRHANAQHLSIQLSSVGAELSLTVRDDGCGFEPTLIVGADHFGIAGMHERAAELGGQLNISSKFGLGTLVELRFTTKG, encoded by the coding sequence ATGTTATTCCAAGATTCTGCCAAACGTCTGCCACTAGCAGAAACCCAAGCTCTGCCCAGCCTCAATCATGCCGATGAAGCTGAGCAATTCAGTGGTGGCCTATCGATCAAACGCATCCTACAAAGTGTGGCCTTGCTTTGGATTAGCTATTTTTTGATTTTAACGGGTCTTGATTGGGTTTCGTTGATGTCGCGCCCTGATACGAGCCCCTTGCCATGGTTCTACTATGCGATTCATATCACCTTGGCGGGAGTGGTTTTTGGTTTAGCAACTTGGGATGTAGCGCAACAGCGTTTGGGGCGGGTGTTTATGCCCTTGATTATTGGGTTGATTTCGGTTGTGCCAATTCTGTTGACCCCATTAATTACCAGCGGGCCTGGCCCAATTACTACCGAGCCAGGCTTAGTCGTGATGCGTTTGTGCCCGATGCTATGTGTGGCAGTGGTGATTGTGGCTTGGCAATATACTTGGCGGCAGGTGGTCTGGTTTTGTTTTGCAACCGGGGCATTAATTTTATTGCCAATTTTGCTGCGCGAACCTCGGTTTAGCTCAGCGGTGGCAATCACAATTGTTCAAACTAGCACGTTTTTGGTGTTTGGCTATGCGCTATCAGCTTTGGTACAACGTTTGCGGCTGCAAAATGCGGCGTTAATCCAAGCCCATGAGCAATTACGTGATTATGCCGGCACTCAAGAACGTTTAACAATCAGCCGTGAGCGCAACCGTGTCGCCCGCGAGTTACACGATACCCTAGCCCATGCCCTAAGCGGCTTGATTGTGCAGCTCGAAGCCGCCAAACTCTACCGTGAAATTGAGCCAGCCACCAGCCATAAGCTGCAAGATTCGGCGCTCGAAGCCGCCCGCCATGGCTTGCAAGAAACCCGCTTGGCTCTCAAAGCCCTTCGCGCTCGCCCGTTGGATGATTTGGGCTTGGTGTTGGCGCTCCAGCAGTTGGCTGAACAATTGGCGAGTACAACTCAGATTGAACTTGAGCTGACTATTACGCCAAAGCTACCGCCACTCGCGCTTGAACTTGAAACTTGCATCTATCGTGTGGCCCAAGAGGCAATTCGCAACGCGATTCGCCATGCCAATGCCCAACACTTGAGTATCCAATTAAGCAGCGTTGGGGCTGAATTAAGTTTGACAGTGCGCGATGATGGTTGTGGCTTTGAACCAACATTGATTGTGGGCGCTGATCATTTTGGCATCGCAGGCATGCATGAGCGAGCGGCTGAGTTGGGCGGCCAACTCAACATCAGTAGCAAGTTTGGGCTGGGCACGTTGGTCGAATTACGCTTTACAACAAAAGGTTGA